A single region of the Chryseobacterium sp. 6424 genome encodes:
- a CDS encoding AMP-binding protein yields the protein MWLDFSIPFNINTLSPQTPFEEEVISFLKDWHNASVIVPVQTSGSTGIPKIFDVEKGKMRHSARMTCDFLKLNEGDTALLCLPVAYISGKMMIVRAIERKLKLSVFTPSSRPLKELTQAVDFCAMSPLQVENSLDRLHLLQKLIIGGAQVSQQLQRKIHDTLSPSTKVKIYETYGMSETLSHIALKEIFPVRENHFKAFEDIGLSTDVRNCLKIDAPQMNADILQTNDIVELNDDGTFVFIGRQDNVINSGGLKIHPEVLEDFAKQHLAYEVVFTAQPDEMLGEKLVMTIEAEENLALKEEIDDLKTKIAEKHSRNHVPKEIYFFKTFPRLANGKINRRDLTQLVQDRP from the coding sequence ATGTGGCTTGATTTCAGCATACCATTTAATATAAATACACTTTCTCCACAAACACCGTTTGAGGAGGAGGTGATTTCTTTTTTGAAGGATTGGCATAACGCATCGGTTATAGTGCCGGTGCAGACCTCAGGTTCTACAGGTATCCCAAAAATATTTGATGTTGAAAAAGGAAAGATGCGCCATTCGGCGCGGATGACTTGTGATTTCCTAAAATTAAATGAAGGTGATACAGCTTTACTGTGCTTGCCCGTGGCTTATATTTCCGGTAAAATGATGATTGTAAGGGCGATAGAACGAAAACTAAAACTTTCGGTTTTCACGCCTTCATCGCGCCCGCTCAAGGAGCTTACGCAAGCGGTAGATTTCTGTGCCATGTCCCCATTACAGGTTGAGAACTCGTTGGATCGCTTGCACTTGCTTCAAAAGTTGATTATCGGCGGCGCACAGGTGTCACAACAGCTTCAGCGAAAAATTCATGATACACTTTCTCCCAGTACAAAAGTGAAGATTTATGAAACATACGGCATGTCCGAAACGCTATCGCACATTGCGCTGAAAGAAATATTTCCGGTGAGGGAAAATCATTTTAAAGCATTCGAAGACATTGGCTTAAGTACCGACGTCCGCAACTGCCTGAAGATCGACGCCCCGCAAATGAACGCTGATATTTTACAAACTAATGATATCGTTGAACTGAATGATGACGGTACGTTTGTTTTCATAGGTAGGCAAGATAATGTCATCAATTCTGGTGGATTGAAGATACATCCGGAGGTTTTGGAAGACTTTGCGAAACAGCATCTGGCATATGAGGTGGTTTTCACGGCACAACCCGATGAGATGCTCGGTGAAAAACTTGTAATGACTATCGAAGCGGAAGAAAACCTAGCATTAAAGGAGGAAATAGATGATTTGAAGACGAAAATCGCAGAAAAACATTCCAGAAATCATGTTCCGAAGGAAATTTATTTCTTCAAAACATTTCCACGGTTGGCGAACGGGAAAATCAACCGCCGGGATCTTACCCAACTCGTACAGGATAGGCCATGA
- the arfB gene encoding alternative ribosome rescue aminoacyl-tRNA hydrolase ArfB, which produces MRDFSKELSYKTSRSSGAGGQNVNKVETSVTVMWKIAQSALFQEDEKNLITAKLSNRVNQEGVLQLTVSEARTQIQNKKAATEKILELVNKSLLQPKKRKPTKPSKGQIEKRLQAKKQRSEKKDNRKFRF; this is translated from the coding sequence ATGAGAGATTTCAGCAAGGAGCTTTCATACAAAACATCGCGCAGCAGCGGCGCAGGCGGGCAAAATGTCAACAAGGTGGAAACTTCTGTCACCGTGATGTGGAAAATTGCCCAAAGCGCCTTGTTTCAGGAGGATGAAAAAAACCTCATCACCGCCAAACTATCGAACAGAGTAAACCAGGAAGGTGTACTTCAACTGACTGTTTCCGAAGCCCGGACTCAAATCCAGAATAAGAAAGCGGCAACTGAAAAAATTCTAGAGCTCGTCAACAAATCATTATTACAGCCAAAAAAGCGCAAACCTACAAAGCCGAGCAAAGGGCAAATCGAAAAACGTCTGCAAGCTAAAAAGCAGCGTTCAGAGAAAAAAGATAATCGGAAGTTTAGATTCTGA
- a CDS encoding Eco57I restriction-modification methylase domain-containing protein: protein MSKKNYLFLNSFEFRFKKLKCFVFIKTFFSRPSQKPPEERKICFVSETGKVLINENVIVTNDLKDICNQFKSGGTAKEGRGILDEYYTDHKIVDAVRNLISDQFKNKKEIFVLEPSVGTGNFINACDGLAIKYHVKGFEINPNTAKIAKIFHPEAEINLRSFETEFIDDNGNKRSPNDYIEKYDLVIGNPPYGEHRGFYKGLGEESKISKYEDYFIKRGLDALKHEGILAMVVPSGWLNRQKKLNNAELLSAYRLPSGAFAGTQIGTDIIILKKNSQSPAQNISDYFDKNSQNILGEIREKTNRFGRSEFYVHGNLDDAIGLLTNLRSKKETVRIGNLFEDLVINERDVKKIVPLKNIIPGIQDIRNKSKLEDETLKKSFLEKLEKVLLTLNTVKFKSPSIVTQIEKFTKLKDRIFEKNENFSKEKLKDLSEIIDKVLQSQNSRNSEYEIQSQPIIKKGILKYQFVKEDIIVDASLQNSSDLTEEQIAAFKATSYDGTIKNHSRHFDYVNYQDGKYVHDFYYAEGNIYEKLDQLEKDFKEDWGILGLEKKYYEKQKALLFNVLPKLKSLDEISINPNHEFVHQFNLGSVEKEQYNYEKRETETVIVEYNLAEKFKDFVSDLPSEAYAGSSSWEVRSFVDNETVTGSDKERNALIRERRKVAANDLFSKFIRDELSDDLRDRFVKEFNKNYNHIHVPDYSRFPLFSKIYQNFKGTELHLTEVQKSGIGRQTTKGVGLLAHEVGFGKTLSGILSLHEAMHRGNSKKPLIVVPNDSILKQWVETIFETIPNAKVNVLGNLGKDYDLSKFDNKDGEISIVTYEGFNNIGFSQEITEKLSSKFNYISANELKSVTNTERDLQIELQKEKEIEGKMKRGKIYDWEDFGFDHLTYDEVHNANHIVGKVKIEDRRFSSDFRNQNQQTSKLGINTWMAAQYIQDKQNGRNVTLLSATPFTNKPLEYYSILSLIANKRLEDSGYFNVNTFFETFMEADNDMEIDAKGDVKFKPNVRRFKNNQLFQQLLSEFIDIKGEEDNLELIRPNKINKEYKIEQNDLTKDQYELLNQNFDDAEKGAILTHILNARLIAFSPYLSIYYEGGEPPLKEFIENSPKLKETMNLIRQNKNDLPDSGQIIYSELAVAQFPKLKEYLIREMDYEPQEIGIITGATSKKQRISIQDDFNSGKIKVIIGSEAIQEGMNLQENTTDVYLLTLPYNFTSLRQIEGRAWRQGNKNDNVRINFMLTNDSIDVFMLQKLQAKQARYLEAMKKGADVLDISDISTQELKTSIITNPETRAKIEIEMLKKKLESEKNKFLADSAFVLRKYEDFTKVQSEVHKAEKAYDRILGYSKSSEDVNSNYWQTQLASYQKSIDLAKAEVHNTILKLSEKGVNVTEIEKQSQATAENISKIDEKLDALQLTEIALIEQYEEEKKVRLKLNEDVDYVKERKIENEVLFPTSVSVDNKNFRKQIDNDRAKNNYLNTEHDFRTAARR from the coding sequence TTGAGTAAGAAAAATTATCTTTTTCTGAATAGTTTTGAGTTTCGGTTTAAAAAGCTCAAATGCTTTGTTTTCATTAAAACCTTTTTTAGTCGCCCATCTCAAAAACCACCGGAGGAACGAAAAATTTGTTTTGTTTCTGAAACTGGCAAAGTATTAATTAATGAAAATGTGATCGTTACAAATGATCTTAAAGATATTTGTAACCAGTTTAAGAGCGGGGGAACTGCCAAAGAAGGGCGCGGAATTCTTGATGAATATTACACAGACCACAAAATTGTGGATGCAGTTCGCAATTTAATATCAGATCAGTTCAAAAATAAAAAGGAAATATTTGTTTTAGAACCGAGTGTCGGGACCGGTAATTTTATCAATGCATGTGATGGATTAGCCATAAAATATCACGTAAAAGGATTTGAAATAAATCCAAACACTGCGAAAATAGCAAAGATTTTTCATCCGGAAGCAGAAATCAATCTCCGATCTTTTGAAACAGAATTTATTGACGATAATGGAAACAAAAGAAGTCCAAATGATTATATCGAGAAGTACGATTTAGTCATTGGAAATCCGCCTTATGGAGAGCACAGAGGGTTTTATAAAGGATTAGGGGAGGAAAGTAAAATCTCAAAATATGAGGATTATTTTATCAAACGTGGTCTCGATGCTTTGAAACATGAGGGTATTTTGGCAATGGTTGTTCCGTCCGGCTGGTTAAACCGTCAGAAAAAACTGAATAACGCTGAATTGTTAAGCGCTTATCGATTGCCAAGTGGTGCCTTTGCGGGTACACAAATTGGAACGGATATTATAATTCTTAAAAAGAATAGTCAATCTCCCGCTCAAAATATTTCTGATTACTTCGATAAAAACTCACAAAATATCTTAGGGGAAATTAGAGAAAAAACCAATCGCTTCGGCCGTTCGGAGTTTTACGTTCATGGCAATCTGGACGATGCAATTGGATTACTAACTAACCTTCGAAGTAAAAAAGAAACTGTCCGCATCGGCAATCTCTTCGAGGATCTAGTAATCAATGAACGTGATGTTAAGAAGATCGTTCCGCTAAAGAATATAATTCCTGGAATTCAAGATATTCGGAACAAATCTAAACTTGAGGATGAAACACTTAAAAAATCTTTTTTAGAAAAATTGGAGAAAGTCCTACTAACACTAAATACCGTCAAGTTTAAATCCCCTTCAATTGTTACACAAATTGAAAAATTCACAAAGCTAAAAGATCGAATATTTGAAAAAAACGAGAACTTTTCAAAGGAAAAATTGAAAGATCTGTCAGAGATAATTGATAAGGTGCTACAGTCGCAAAACAGTAGAAATTCTGAATATGAAATTCAATCCCAACCAATAATTAAGAAGGGCATTTTGAAATACCAATTTGTAAAGGAAGATATTATTGTTGACGCTTCCTTGCAAAATAGCTCAGATCTTACGGAGGAACAAATTGCCGCATTTAAAGCCACTTCATATGACGGTACGATTAAAAATCATTCTCGACATTTTGATTACGTGAACTACCAAGACGGGAAATATGTTCACGATTTTTATTATGCAGAAGGGAATATTTATGAGAAGTTGGATCAACTCGAAAAGGATTTTAAAGAAGACTGGGGAATTTTGGGTCTAGAAAAGAAATATTATGAAAAGCAGAAGGCACTTTTATTTAATGTGCTTCCGAAACTGAAAAGTTTAGATGAAATTTCCATCAACCCCAACCACGAATTCGTCCATCAATTTAATTTAGGATCTGTTGAAAAAGAACAGTATAATTACGAAAAAAGAGAGACTGAAACAGTTATTGTCGAATATAATCTTGCAGAAAAATTTAAAGATTTTGTGAGTGATTTACCCAGTGAGGCTTACGCCGGGTCATCTTCTTGGGAGGTTCGAAGTTTTGTGGATAATGAGACGGTTACTGGAAGCGATAAAGAAAGAAATGCACTCATTAGAGAGCGTAGAAAAGTTGCGGCTAATGATTTGTTTTCAAAATTTATAAGAGATGAATTGTCTGATGATTTAAGAGATCGATTTGTAAAGGAGTTCAACAAAAATTATAATCATATTCACGTCCCGGATTATTCAAGATTTCCGCTATTTTCGAAAATCTATCAAAACTTTAAGGGAACAGAACTGCATTTAACAGAAGTTCAAAAATCTGGTATCGGACGGCAAACCACGAAAGGTGTAGGACTTCTGGCGCATGAAGTGGGTTTTGGAAAAACATTATCGGGGATTCTTTCCTTACACGAAGCAATGCACAGAGGAAATTCAAAAAAGCCCTTGATCGTGGTTCCAAATGACAGTATCTTAAAACAGTGGGTGGAAACAATTTTTGAAACGATCCCAAATGCAAAAGTCAATGTCTTAGGTAATCTGGGCAAAGATTATGACCTTTCTAAATTTGATAATAAAGACGGTGAAATCTCGATTGTTACTTATGAAGGATTTAATAATATTGGTTTTTCACAGGAGATTACAGAGAAGCTTTCTTCAAAATTCAATTACATTTCCGCTAATGAACTCAAAAGCGTAACCAATACAGAAAGGGATTTACAAATTGAACTTCAGAAAGAAAAAGAAATTGAAGGCAAGATGAAACGCGGTAAAATCTACGATTGGGAAGATTTTGGATTTGATCACTTAACTTATGACGAAGTTCACAATGCCAATCATATTGTGGGAAAAGTAAAAATCGAAGATCGTAGGTTTTCATCAGATTTCAGGAATCAAAATCAACAGACTTCTAAATTAGGTATCAACACTTGGATGGCCGCGCAATATATTCAGGATAAACAAAACGGAAGGAATGTAACGCTACTTTCCGCAACGCCTTTTACCAATAAACCTTTAGAATATTATTCCATATTATCATTAATTGCCAACAAACGTTTGGAAGACTCCGGATATTTTAATGTGAATACATTTTTCGAAACTTTTATGGAAGCGGATAACGATATGGAAATTGATGCGAAAGGTGATGTTAAATTTAAACCAAACGTGCGAAGATTTAAAAACAATCAGTTATTCCAGCAATTGCTTTCCGAATTTATTGACATTAAAGGAGAAGAAGATAATTTGGAGTTAATTCGTCCGAATAAAATCAACAAAGAATACAAAATTGAGCAAAATGATTTGACGAAAGACCAATATGAACTATTAAATCAAAATTTCGATGATGCTGAAAAGGGAGCAATTTTAACTCATATTCTTAACGCAAGATTAATCGCATTTTCTCCCTATTTATCAATCTATTATGAAGGCGGGGAACCACCCTTAAAAGAGTTTATAGAAAACTCTCCAAAATTAAAAGAAACCATGAACCTAATCCGGCAGAATAAAAATGACCTTCCGGATTCTGGACAGATTATTTATTCTGAATTGGCAGTGGCGCAATTTCCAAAATTGAAAGAATACCTCATTAGAGAAATGGACTATGAACCACAAGAAATTGGAATAATAACTGGAGCTACAAGCAAGAAGCAACGAATTTCCATTCAAGATGATTTTAATTCTGGAAAAATTAAAGTTATTATCGGCAGTGAAGCCATTCAAGAAGGAATGAACCTCCAGGAAAATACAACCGACGTTTATTTACTTACTTTACCATACAACTTCACCTCGCTTCGACAGATTGAAGGTCGCGCCTGGAGACAAGGAAACAAAAATGATAACGTGCGTATCAACTTTATGTTAACCAACGACAGCATCGATGTTTTCATGTTGCAAAAATTGCAGGCGAAACAGGCGAGATATTTAGAAGCGATGAAAAAAGGAGCAGATGTTTTAGACATTTCGGATATCAGTACACAGGAACTTAAAACTTCGATCATCACCAATCCCGAAACAAGAGCGAAAATTGAAATTGAAATGCTGAAAAAAAAATTAGAAAGTGAGAAGAATAAATTTCTTGCAGATAGTGCTTTTGTATTGAGAAAATATGAAGATTTTACAAAGGTACAGTCCGAAGTTCATAAGGCGGAAAAGGCCTATGACCGTATTTTAGGATATTCAAAAAGCAGCGAAGACGTAAACTCAAATTATTGGCAAACCCAATTAGCATCATACCAAAAAAGTATAGATTTAGCCAAAGCGGAAGTCCATAATACGATTTTAAAATTATCTGAGAAAGGCGTGAACGTAACGGAGATAGAAAAGCAATCTCAAGCAACGGCAGAGAATATATCCAAAATAGATGAGAAATTGGACGCATTGCAACTTACGGAGATTGCTTTAATAGAGCAATATGAAGAAGAAAAAAAAGTGCGGTTGAAATTGAATGAGGATGTCGATTATGTGAAAGAGAGAAAGATTGAAAATGAAGTCCTTTTTCCGACAAGTGTTTCTGTTGACAATAAAAATTTTAGAAAGCAAATAGACAATGATCGAGCAAAAAACAATTACTTAAATACCGAACATGATTTTAGAACTGCAGCTCGAAGGTAA
- the recA gene encoding recombinase RecA codes for MSNIEDKKKALSLVLDKLDKTYGKGTVMTLGDASVDDSIEVIPSGSLGLDLALGVGGYPKGRVIEIYGPESSGKTTLTLHAIAEAQKAGGIAAFIDAEHAFDRHYAAKLGIDLDDLIISQPDNGEQALEIADNLIRSGAIDIVVIDSVAALTPKAEIEGEMGDSKMGLHARLMSQALRKLTGTISKTKCTVIFINQLREKIGVMFGNPETTTGGNALKFYASVRIDIRKASAPIKTGDEAVGSRVKVKIVKNKVAPPFKMAEFDIMYGEGVSKVGEILDMAVETGVVKKSGSWFSYEDTKLGQGRDAVRDMLKDNPELAEELEAKIKETVQTK; via the coding sequence ATGAGCAACATAGAAGATAAGAAAAAAGCACTCTCGCTGGTGCTTGATAAGCTAGATAAAACATACGGTAAAGGTACCGTAATGACTTTGGGTGATGCCTCGGTAGATGATTCCATTGAAGTTATTCCTTCAGGTTCCCTGGGCCTTGACCTTGCGTTAGGTGTAGGCGGTTACCCAAAAGGCCGTGTAATAGAAATATACGGTCCTGAATCTTCAGGTAAAACCACCTTGACCTTACACGCCATTGCAGAAGCACAAAAAGCAGGCGGCATCGCGGCTTTCATTGATGCTGAACACGCTTTCGACCGTCATTACGCGGCTAAATTGGGGATTGATTTAGATGATCTAATCATTTCTCAGCCCGATAATGGGGAGCAGGCTCTGGAAATTGCCGATAACCTTATCCGATCCGGCGCCATCGACATCGTAGTCATCGACTCTGTGGCGGCTTTAACGCCAAAAGCAGAGATTGAAGGGGAAATGGGCGATTCCAAAATGGGACTTCATGCAAGGCTGATGTCACAGGCCTTAAGAAAACTTACAGGTACCATTTCGAAGACGAAATGTACGGTGATTTTCATTAATCAGCTTCGTGAGAAAATCGGTGTAATGTTCGGGAATCCGGAGACAACTACCGGTGGTAACGCACTGAAATTCTATGCTTCAGTGAGGATTGATATCCGTAAAGCCAGTGCGCCGATTAAAACCGGCGATGAGGCTGTGGGAAGCCGCGTAAAAGTAAAGATCGTTAAAAATAAAGTAGCGCCACCATTTAAAATGGCCGAATTCGATATTATGTATGGCGAAGGTGTATCTAAAGTTGGCGAAATCCTGGATATGGCTGTAGAAACAGGCGTGGTGAAAAAGAGCGGCTCTTGGTTTAGCTATGAAGATACCAAACTTGGTCAAGGCAGAGACGCGGTTAGGGATATGTTGAAAGACAATCCGGAACTTGCCGAAGAACTGGAGGCTAAGATTAAAGAAACAGTGCAGACTAAATAG
- a CDS encoding deoxyhypusine synthase family protein, translating into MSKPISEFIEKYYLHFNAAALVDASKAYVAHLKEGGKMMITLAGAMSTAELGKILAEMIRQDKVQFISCTGANLEEDLMNLVAHSHYERVPNYRDLTPEEEWGLLEKGLNRVTDTCIPEEEAFRRLQKHIYEIWKDADNKGERYFPHEYMYKMLLSGVLEQYYEIPKENSWMLAAAEKNLPIVVPGWEDSTMGNIFASYCIKGDLKPSTMKSGIEYMTYLADWYPKNSGGKGVGFFQIGGGIAGDFPICVVPMLYQDLEMHDIPFWSYFCQISDSTTSYGSYSGAVPNEKITWGKLDIKTPKFIVESDATICAPLMFSYILENS; encoded by the coding sequence ATGAGCAAACCGATTTCAGAATTTATTGAAAAATATTACCTTCATTTCAATGCTGCCGCATTGGTAGATGCATCAAAAGCGTATGTGGCTCATCTGAAAGAGGGTGGCAAAATGATGATTACGCTGGCGGGTGCCATGTCTACGGCAGAATTAGGGAAAATTCTGGCTGAGATGATCCGTCAGGACAAAGTGCAGTTCATTTCATGTACTGGGGCAAACCTTGAAGAAGATTTAATGAATTTGGTAGCGCATTCGCATTATGAAAGAGTACCAAATTACCGCGATTTGACTCCCGAAGAAGAGTGGGGATTACTTGAAAAAGGACTTAACAGGGTGACAGATACCTGTATCCCGGAAGAAGAAGCTTTCCGAAGACTACAGAAACATATATATGAAATCTGGAAAGACGCTGATAACAAAGGTGAACGCTATTTCCCACACGAATATATGTACAAAATGCTGCTTTCCGGCGTGCTGGAGCAGTACTATGAAATCCCTAAAGAAAACTCGTGGATGTTGGCCGCGGCTGAGAAAAATTTACCGATCGTCGTTCCGGGCTGGGAAGATTCCACTATGGGGAATATCTTTGCAAGTTACTGTATCAAAGGTGACTTGAAGCCTTCTACCATGAAATCGGGTATTGAATATATGACCTATCTGGCTGATTGGTATCCTAAAAATTCAGGTGGTAAAGGTGTTGGTTTCTTCCAGATTGGTGGCGGTATCGCGGGTGACTTTCCGATTTGTGTGGTGCCGATGCTGTACCAGGATCTCGAGATGCATGACATCCCATTCTGGTCATATTTCTGTCAGATCTCAGATTCTACGACTTCTTACGGATCATACTCCGGAGCGGTACCGAACGAAAAAATCACTTGGGGCAAACTCGACATCAAGACGCCTAAATTTATCGTAGAAAGTGATGCTACCATCTGTGCACCGCTAATGTTCTCTTATATCTTAGAGAATTCCTAA
- the htpG gene encoding molecular chaperone HtpG yields the protein MTKGNINVSVENIFPLIKKFLYSDHEIFLRELISNATDATLKLKHLSNIGEAGVVYGSPQIEVKIDKENKKLHIIDQGIGMTAQEVEKYINQVAFSGAEEFLEKYKDTAKDAGIIGHFGLGFYSAFMVAEKVEILTKSYKEEPAVRWICDGSPEFTLEEAPEKTERGTEIILHIAEDSTEFLEEARIRELLLKYNKFMPVPIKFGTKTETLPLPEDAAEDAKPETKTVDNIINNPTPAWTKAPSELKDEDYLSFYRELYPMQFEDPLFHIHLNVDYPFNLTGILFFPKLGNNLNIEKDKIQLYQNQVFVTDEVKGIVPDFLMLLRGVIDSPDIPLNVSRSYLQADGAVKKISSYITKKVGDKMASLINENREDFEKKWNDIKIVIEYGMISEEKFYEKSDKFALYPNVEGKYFLWNELEEKIKANQTDKNGNVVILYANNEHDQHSYIQAAKDKGYEVLLLDSPIVPHLIQKLETSKEKIQFARVDADHINNLIKKDEPVISKLNDEQKETLKKTVEEGINDTKFTVQVEDLDSSDAPFIITQPEFMRRMKDMQATGGGGMFAMGGFPEMYNLVVNTNSNLAEKLLSTPDQEQKSTQIKHALDLAKLSQNLLKGKELTDFIKRSYQDLAK from the coding sequence ATGACTAAAGGAAATATCAATGTTTCAGTGGAGAACATTTTCCCGCTGATTAAAAAGTTTCTTTACAGTGACCATGAAATATTCCTGCGGGAACTGATCTCTAACGCGACCGATGCCACACTTAAGTTAAAGCATCTAAGTAACATTGGCGAGGCTGGCGTAGTGTATGGAAGTCCACAGATTGAAGTGAAAATCGATAAAGAGAACAAAAAACTCCACATCATCGATCAGGGTATCGGGATGACCGCGCAGGAGGTAGAAAAATACATCAACCAGGTAGCCTTCTCTGGCGCTGAAGAATTCCTTGAGAAATACAAAGATACCGCAAAAGATGCCGGCATCATCGGGCATTTCGGACTTGGCTTCTATTCCGCATTCATGGTGGCGGAAAAAGTAGAAATCCTTACGAAATCCTATAAAGAGGAGCCCGCAGTCCGTTGGATCTGTGATGGCAGCCCCGAATTTACCTTAGAAGAAGCGCCGGAAAAAACGGAACGCGGAACCGAGATCATTCTGCACATCGCGGAAGACTCCACCGAGTTTTTAGAAGAAGCCCGGATTCGTGAACTTCTTTTGAAGTACAACAAATTCATGCCTGTCCCGATTAAATTTGGTACCAAAACTGAAACTTTACCTTTGCCCGAAGACGCGGCTGAAGATGCTAAACCGGAAACAAAAACGGTTGATAATATCATCAATAACCCTACACCGGCATGGACGAAAGCGCCATCAGAACTTAAAGATGAAGATTATCTGAGCTTTTATCGCGAGCTTTATCCGATGCAGTTCGAGGATCCGCTGTTCCATATTCATCTGAATGTAGATTATCCGTTCAACCTTACCGGGATTCTCTTCTTCCCGAAATTGGGTAACAATCTAAACATCGAGAAAGATAAGATTCAGCTGTATCAAAACCAGGTTTTTGTCACCGATGAAGTAAAAGGTATCGTACCGGATTTCCTGATGTTGTTGAGAGGTGTTATTGATTCCCCGGATATTCCGCTGAATGTTTCCCGTTCTTACCTCCAGGCTGATGGCGCAGTGAAGAAAATATCATCGTACATCACCAAGAAAGTAGGTGATAAGATGGCCTCGCTGATTAACGAAAACCGCGAGGATTTCGAAAAGAAATGGAACGATATCAAAATCGTGATCGAATACGGAATGATCTCTGAAGAAAAATTCTATGAAAAATCCGACAAGTTTGCGCTGTATCCCAATGTTGAAGGCAAATATTTCCTTTGGAATGAACTTGAAGAAAAAATAAAAGCCAACCAAACCGATAAAAACGGCAATGTGGTGATTTTGTACGCGAATAACGAGCACGACCAGCACAGTTACATCCAAGCCGCCAAAGATAAAGGTTATGAAGTATTGCTGCTGGACTCCCCGATTGTTCCGCATCTGATCCAGAAACTGGAGACTTCTAAAGAGAAAATTCAGTTTGCCCGTGTAGATGCCGATCACATCAATAACCTGATAAAGAAAGATGAGCCCGTTATCTCAAAACTAAATGACGAACAGAAAGAAACACTGAAGAAAACAGTGGAAGAAGGTATCAACGATACAAAATTCACCGTTCAGGTAGAAGATCTGGACAGTTCTGATGCGCCTTTCATCATCACCCAACCCGAATTTATGCGTCGAATGAAAGATATGCAGGCGACCGGTGGTGGCGGCATGTTTGCGATGGGCGGTTTTCCCGAAATGTATAACCTAGTAGTGAATACCAACAGTAATCTGGCGGAAAAGTTATTAAGCACACCAGACCAGGAACAGAAGTCAACCCAGATCAAACACGCGCTGGATCTGGCCAAGCTTTCACAAAACCTGCTGAAAGGCAAAGAGCTGACAGATTTTATTAAAAGAAGCTATCAGGATCTTGCAAAATAA
- a CDS encoding GreA/GreB family elongation factor gives MSNQIILTTGIYDAIKDHLRRKKVSPAEEERLTTELRNAIQVRRRELPEDVVTVDCKVKIKDHTENKEEEYIFVGIAEAKPKKNKYSILSDMALATLGYKVGDVIEWPFAEGERKIEILQVEPWSQN, from the coding sequence ATGTCTAATCAAATCATTTTAACAACAGGAATTTACGACGCAATAAAAGATCATTTAAGAAGGAAAAAAGTTTCCCCAGCTGAAGAGGAAAGGCTGACCACTGAACTCCGGAACGCGATACAGGTACGCCGCCGCGAACTGCCTGAAGATGTGGTGACCGTGGACTGTAAAGTAAAAATTAAAGACCATACCGAAAACAAGGAGGAAGAATATATTTTCGTGGGAATTGCCGAAGCCAAACCGAAGAAAAACAAATATTCCATCCTTTCTGATATGGCGCTTGCGACGTTAGGTTACAAAGTCGGGGATGTGATTGAATGGCCTTTTGCTGAAGGCGAGCGTAAAATAGAGATCCTTCAGGTGGAGCCGTGGTCACAGAATTAA